A region from the Gavia stellata isolate bGavSte3 chromosome 2, bGavSte3.hap2, whole genome shotgun sequence genome encodes:
- the NT5C1B gene encoding cytosolic 5'-nucleotidase 1B has protein sequence MSGSGPEAPQPSDAAEVRLQEAEQDWAAAKAFYDNLVSKRPRPPKPQHAITVAVSSRALFDLVEERRIYEEQGVEKYVEYQQDNENVTLKPGPAFYFVKALEHVNARLLELYPDDEERFDIVLMTNNHAQVGVRLINSINHYGLTIERFCMTGGKSPIGYLTAYLTNLYLSADSEKVQEAIEAGIASATMFTANKDVAYSDTQLRVAFDGDAVLFSDESEQIVKEQGLDRFFEHEQLNENKPLAQGPLKGFLEDLGKLQKKFYAKNERLNCPIRTFLVTARSAASSGARVLKTLRSWGLEIDEALFLAGAPKGPILVKIRPHIFFDDQMFHIEGAQKLGTIAAHVPYGIAQKYHKSA, from the exons ATGAGCGGCTCCGGCCCGGAGGCGCCCCAGCCCAGCGACGCCGCGGAGGTCCGGCTGCAGGAGGCCGAGCAGGACTGGGCGGCCGCCAAGGCTTTCTACGACAACCTGGTTTCCAAGAGACCCCGGCCG CCCAAGCCCCAGCACGCCATCACGGTGGCCGTCTCCTCCCGAGCCCTCTTCGACCTGGTGGAGGAGCGGCGGATCTACGAAGAGCAAGGGGTGGAGAAGTACGTGGAGTACCAGCAGGACAACGAGAACGTCACCCTCAAACCCGGACCGGCTTTCTACTTCGTCAAG GCACTGGAGCATGTCAATGCCCGGCTTCTTGAGCTGTACCCTGATGATGAAGAACGATTTGATATTGTTCTGATGACTAATAACCATGCCCAAGTGGGAGTGAGACTCATAAACAGCATCAATCACTATG GCTTAACAATTGAACGTTTCTGTATGACGGGAGGAAAAAGCCCTATTGGTTACCTGACTGCGTATCTTACCAACTTGTACCTCTCAGCAGACTCTGAAAAAGTGCAAGAAGCTATAGAAGCAG GCATCGCATCAGCTACGATGTTCACTGCCAACAAAGATGTTGCTTATTCGGATACACAGTTGAGGGTGGCATTTGACGGGGATGCGGTTCTCTTTTCCGATGAATCAGAACAGATTGTCAAAGAGCAAGGATTAGACAGATTTTTTGAACATGAACAGCTGAATGAAAATAAGCCTCTTGCACAG GGTCCTTTGAAAGGTTTTCTGGAAGACCTAGGGAAACTCCAGAAGAAGTTCTATGCAAAAAATGAACGATTAAATTGTCCCATAAGGACCTTCCTGGTCACAGCCAGAAGTGCGGCAAGCTCTGGAGCCAGAGTGCTGAAGACTCTTCGTAGCTGGGGTCTGGAGATTGATGAGGCACTTTTCCTAGCCGGAGCTCCTAAAGGACCAATCCTGGTGAAAATCCGCCCTCACATTTTCTTTGATGACCAGATGTTTCACATTGAAGGAGCACAGAAATTAGGCACCATAGCTGCACATGTTCCCTATGGCATTGCTCAGAAATACCACAAATCTGCATGA